One segment of Coffea arabica cultivar ET-39 chromosome 7c, Coffea Arabica ET-39 HiFi, whole genome shotgun sequence DNA contains the following:
- the LOC113699152 gene encoding calcium-dependent protein kinase SK5 — translation MSSETAPESTASEEATTQKPPSTTAAPPPPPPPSSSGPSFSLKPSWVLPYRTQSLQSIYSIGKKLGQGQFGTTHLCTEKSSGVLYACKSIPKKKLICKEDYDDVWREIQIMHHLSEHPNVVRIKGTYEDFLCVHIVMELCAGGELFDRIVQKGHYSEREAAKLIKTIVGVVEACHSLGVMHRDLKPENFLFTSADEDAALKATDFGLSVFYKPGETFCDVVGSPYYVAPEVLRKHYGPESDVWSAGVILYILLSGVPPFWAETEMGIFRQILQGKLDFESEPWPGISDIAKDLIRKMLDRNPKRRLTAHEVLCHPWIIDDNMAPDKPLDSAVLSRLKQFSAMNKLKKMALRVIAERLSEEEIGGLKELFRMIDTDNSGTITFDELKEGLRRVGSELMESEIKDLMEAADIDNSGTIDYGEFLAATVHLNKLEREENLVSAFSFFDKDGSGYITIDELQQACKEFGLSELHLDEMIKEIDQDNDGQIDYGEFAAMMRKGNGGVGRRTMRNTLKLGEALGVYQNSE, via the exons ATGTCTTCAGAGACAGCACCAGAATCCACAGCATCAGAAGAAGCCACCACCCAGAAACCACCATCAACCACTGcagcaccaccaccaccaccaccaccatcgTCATCAGGTCCATCATTTTCATTGAAGCCCAGTTGGGTTCTCCCCTACAGAACCCAATCCCTCCAATCCATTTACAGTATAGGCAAGAAACTAGGCCAAGGCCAGTTTGGCACAACTCATTTGTGCACAGAGAAATCATCAGGTGTACTCTATGCCTGCAAGTCTATACCTAAGAAGAAACTCATCTGTAAAGAGGACTATGATGATGTCTGGAGGGAGATTCAGATAATGCACCATCTTTCTGAGCACCCGAATGTGGTCCGAATAAAGGGTACTTATGAGGATTTTCTTTGTGTTCATATAGTCATGGAGTTGTGTGCTGGTGGGGAGCTTTTTGATAGGATAGTGCAAAAGGGGCATTATAGTGAAAGAGAGGCTGCAAAGCTGATCAAAACTATTGTTGGGGTTGTGGAGGCTTGCCATTCTTTGGGGGTTATGCATAGGGACCTTAAGCCTGAGAATTTCTTGTTTACCAGTGCTGATGAAGATGCAGCTCTAAAGGCCACTGATTTTGGCCTCTCTGTCTTCTACAAGCCAG GTGAAACATTTTGTGATGTAGTCGGGAGTCCTTACTATGTTGCACCAGAGGTTTTACGCAAGCATTATGGACCTGAATCGGATGTATGGAGTGCTGGAGTTATATTGTACATTTTACTTAGTGGTGTTCCACCTTTTTGGGCTG AAACTGAGATGGGGATCTTCCGCCAGATACTACAAGGAAAATTGGATTTTGAATCTGAACCGTGGCCTGGTATTTCCGACATTGCCAAGGATTTGATACGAAAAATGCTAGATAGAAATCCAAAGAGAAGGTTGACAGCCCATGAAGTTCTGT GTCATCCATGGATTATTGATGACAATATGGCCCCTGATAAACCTCTTGATTCTGCTGTACTGTCACGCCTCAAGCAGTTCTCTGCAATGAACAAACTCAAGAAGATGGCTTTGCGT GTAATTGCTGAGAGGCTATCAGAAGAAGAAATTGGTGGCCTTAAGGAGTTATTTAGAATGATAGATACAGACAATAGTGGGACAATAACCTTTGATGAACTGAAAGAGGGTTTAAGGCGAGTAGGTTCTGAACTCATGGAGTCTGAGATCAAGGATCTTATGGAAGCA GCAGATATTGACAATAGTGGAACAATAGATTATGGTGAGTTTCTTGCTGCTACTGTGCACTTGAACAAGTTAGAGAGAGAGGAGAATCTAGTATCAGCGTTCTCTTTCTTTGACAAAGATGGAAGTGGTTACATAACCATTGATGAGCTCCAACAGGCTTGCAAGGAATTTGGTTTAAGTGAACTTCACCTCGACGAGATGATCAAAGAAATTGATCAAGATAAT GATGGACAGATTGACTATGGAGAATTTGCTGCAATGATGAGGAAAGGAAACGGTGGAGTTGGCAGGAGGACCATGAGGAATACTTTGAAGCTGGGAGAAGCCTTGGGAGTTTATCAAAACAGCGAATAA